The proteins below come from a single Rosa rugosa chromosome 2, drRosRugo1.1, whole genome shotgun sequence genomic window:
- the LOC133728232 gene encoding uncharacterized protein LOC133728232: MTGEELAGPPAPKLLRLLYFVGAGFICTVGVNKWRELQRKSLNLEQQKQQQLAQNAANALE; this comes from the exons ATGACCGGAGAAGAACTAGCAGGCCCACCAGCGCCAAAGCTGCTTCGTCTGCTCTATTTCGTCGGCGCAGGCT TTATTTGCACTGTTGGGGTTAACAAATGGCGTGAGCTCCAGCGCAAGTCATTGAATTTGGAGCagcagaagcagcagcagcTAGCCCAAAATGCCGCAAATGCCCTTGAATGA
- the LOC133732714 gene encoding 14 kDa proline-rich protein DC2.15-like, with amino-acid sequence MASSTNLSATLLVFSVLLYPPPILAQTPITPVPTTAPAMETCPRDSLKFGVCAGLLGLVNVKIGSAATSPCCALLAGLADLKAALCLCTSLKANVLGINLDVPIALNLLVSACQKTVPPGFKCE; translated from the coding sequence ATGGCTTCTTCTACCAATCTCTCTGCAACCCTTCTCGTCTTCTCAGTCCTTCTCTACCCACCACCAATACTGGCACAAACACCAATAACACCGGTACCAACAACAGCACCAGCTATGGAAACTTGCCCGAGAGACTCGCTGAAGTTTGGGGTTTGTGCAGGCCTTCTGGGACTCGTGAACGTTAAAATTGGATCGGCAGCAACCAGTCCTTGCTGTGCACTGCTTGCAGGCTTGGCTGATTTGAAGGCTGCTCTCTGTCTTTGCACCTCGCTTAAGGCCAATGTGCTTGGCATTAACTTGGACGTGCCAATTGCTTTGAATTTGCTTGTTAGTGCTTGCCAGAAAACTGTCCCTCCTGGTTTTAAATGTGAATAA